Below is a genomic region from Salmo trutta chromosome 19, fSalTru1.1, whole genome shotgun sequence.
gaggcagcgtggtactggtcaggccccgtgctatggggtgatgcgcacggcatCGAGGCCAAGCATCCACAGGCCGGTATGCTCGGTGCCAGcgtcccgcatttgccagggggaagcgggcacccagccagtaagggtggtgccagtcctgcgctcgagaccgccagtgcaccttcacggcccagtgtatcctgttcccgctctccgcactagccctgaggtacgtgtatccagtctggtgtctccaaagccagcaccatgcaccaggccttcagtacgtcagcccagtccagctcgtcctgctcctgatcctcgcactagccttgggttgtgtgtctccagtctggtacctccactaccagccccacgcaccagtcCTCTAGTGCGtaagcccagtccagctcgtcctgctcctgctcctcgcactagccttgtggTGCGTGTTCATAGTCTGGCACTTCCtaagccagctccacgcatcaggtcttcagtgcgcagtccccgtccagagcttccggcgacagtgcctcgtccagagtgtccggcgacagtgcctcgtccagagtgtccggcgacagtgcctcgtccagagtgtccggcgacagtgcctcgtccagagtgtccggcgacagtgcctcgtccagagtgtccggcgacagggcctcgtccagagtgtccggcgacagtgccccatagaaagacggcccacagtctggaaccgagggagatcgccctccagtccgacgcagccagagtcgtcctccagtccgacgcagccagagtcgccctccagtccaacgcagccagagtcgtcctccagtccgacgcagccagagtcgcccttcagtccaacgcagccagagtcgcccgttgCGAGGGTCCCCAGTGTGGGGGGGGTTAtttgaccagtaaaggggttatttgttattgcagtttggtcaggacgtggcagggggtgtttgttttatgtggttcgggatttgttgggctatgtgcttatgtaagaggggtgtttgttttatctgttccggggttttttggtctatgttctatgtaagtgtatttctatgttagttcaagtctttctatttctatgtttagttaatggggttgaccttgaattggaagcagctgctcctcgttgcttctgattgaaggtccatgtataggggtgtttttgtaatgggattcgtgggtagttgtctcctgttttctgtctgtgctcctgacaggactgttttatgtcgttcgttgtttttgtatacagatcaaatcaaatgtatttatatagcccttcttacatcagctgatatctcaaagtgctgtacagaaacccagcctaaaaccccaaacagcaagcaatgcaggtgtagaagcactgtggctaggataaactccctagaaaggccagaacctaggaagaaacctagagaggaaccaggctatgaggggtggccagtcctcttctggctgtgccgggtggagattataacagcacatggccaagatgttcaaatgttcatagatgaccagcagggtcaaataataataatcacagtggttgtagagggtgcaacaggtcagcacctcaggagtaaatgtcagttgggttTTCAttgccgatcattgagagtatctctaccgctcctgctgtctctagagagttgaaaacagcaggtctgggacaggtagcacatccggtgaataggtcagggttccagcaggtctgggatagcaggtctgggacaggtagcacgtccggtgaacaggtcagggttccagcaggtctgggaccgcaggtctgggacaggtaacacgtccggtgaacaggtcagggttccagcaggtctgggactgcaggtctgggacaggtagcacatccggtgaacaggtcagggttccagcaggtctgggacaggtagcacgtccggtgaacaggtcagggttccatagctgcaggcagaacagttggaactggagcagatTAAGTGATtagtttgtttttccttcttttaaatttaaaaaagaagatgagtatatacattcccgctgcaccttggtccaatccttacgacgcccgttacagagGGACAGTGtttgacagaccaatcaaccggcacatgtcctctactgtatgcttattgttattgttcaatgtatggttattctgacacttggttattgttgttactgttgtcccattgacaattttgattattattatcttaATATTGTATATATCCAAAGTAAGCTCTGGCAATATGTACACTGTTATGTCATGTCAATAAAGCAAATTTaatgagcgagagagacagagagagagagagagagagagagagagagacaatagttgAATGAAATCAAAACAGATTAAATCTGACCATCACTCTTGCTGCAGATGAAGTTGAATTTGTCAGTCTCAGGCAGGCCGACCCActtccccccgtctctctctatgGCCCCCGTGTTCCCACACTGCTCCTTCCTGGTACTGTAGCCCTCCCCGTCGGCCCAGTTGTGGAAGCAGGACTCTTCTCCATTGACCCAGAACCAGAAGTCCAGGGTGCAGGTGTACCTCAGGCCCAGCCAGACGTAAGGACTGGAGGCCTTCTTGGCTCTCTGTTGGACCCAGTGCTGGATGCGGTGGTTGTGGGCAGACACCAGCTCCATTTCCCGGTCTCTGCAGTACCACAGGGCTTCGGACCACGTCTTGTTCTCTGAGACCAGGACCAGCTTatctggaggaagaggaggatatggACATGCTAAATATTCACAAAATAACGTTGATtctaaagtaaatgtaattttttttatgaatatgtatctaaccccccctcctccctcacccctcccctcacccctcccccctccccctcacccctcacccctccccctcacccctcccccctgatccctcacccctcccctccccttcacccctcccctctcccccctccccctcacccctccccccctcacccctcatccttcacccctcccccctcaccccctcacccctccccctcccactcaccccctcacccctcaccatCATAGCAGATAAAAGGATGTTTGGTGGTAGAAGGCTCATCATTCCACTCTCCAGATGGGAACTTAATTTCCACACAGAGCTTTGGGTGGTCTCCTCCCACAACAGCTGCCCCGTTTGGCTCGCCTTTCATCCAGTTTCTGAAGGTTGAGCCGCTCTGGTCGGACCACCTCCACTCTCTATACAGGCCGATCCACACCTCTTCCtgtaaaatgttttgcaaatgcTGATTATGTTTTTAACACGGTGCTCAAAGTGCAAGACAAATTAGGTGAAGGGAAGTGAACTTGCCTGTATGGTGTTATTATGTGTGATGTTCTGTATGGAGCTTTTCTCTGCTTCATCCCTCACACTGGCCAGGTCCGTATGGTTCTGTCTGCAGTAGCGCTGAGCCTC
It encodes:
- the LOC115153818 gene encoding secretory phospholipase A2 receptor-like — protein: MGHSLFLLFFSGLSVLPSCLSHQFHFVNISKNWTEAQSYCKQNYTDLASIDDMADMNRLNNTVEAGVLTEPAWIGLYNTSWRWSLGDTELGTVVFWGPKQPNNVNNNEFCVWMQNGSWHDENCSTQHNFVCYDTNLTSKYILITEKKTWSEAQRYCRQNHTDLASVRDEAEKSSIQNITHNNTIQEEVWIGLYREWRWSDQSGSTFRNWMKGEPNGAAVVGGDHPKLCVEIKFPSGEWNDEPSTTKHPFICYDDKLVLVSENKTWSEALWYCRDREMELVSAHNHRIQHWVQQRAKKASSPYVWLGLRYTCTLDFWFWVNGEESCFHNWADGEGYSTRKEQCGNTGAIERDGGKWVGLPETDKFNFICSKSDDY